AGGATAGAACCTTTTCCAGCTCCCCGCGATTACTCCCGGCAGAGTCCAGAACTGCAGTTACTTCTGGAGGATAGGACAGTCTTACCGTAGTTGCTCTGACAAGACCGGGCAAAAATATTATGAGCAAGACAAGAAGGACTATACGTTTAGTTTTCATTTTTTCCTCTTATCTAAAAGTTAGCGGCTGACAAGTCTTAATATTTCAGGAAAGAAGCCAGTGGATATTATCATACTGCCAAACTTAAAAAAGTCAAGGATGATTTTCTATGAGGCGTGCTGGAAATGGATAGGGGCGACCCGCCGGGTCGCCCCTACGGTCAATACAAGAATTTCATGTGAAGAAAATATTATGATTATAAATCGTAATAGTAATAAATCGGCAAGGGAGGAAGGCTATAGAACTTAAACTCCCAAGAAAGATATCTGAATTCTTCTTCTTGAAAGAGCACCGGAGAAAATTCAAAAACATGATTTTTTTACAACGCATGGCCTCATACCCTGCAGTAGGTTCATCGGAGGATTAAAGCTCTTTTGAGGTTTAAATACAAAGCTAGGCGATACATTTTCCGGAATGATCTCCCCTCTCATCCGATAGTAAAATGCCCTAGCAATACTGTCTAGAACTCTCGCTATAGGCCCACTGCCTCCTTTCAGTACAGGGTACCTGACAACTTGTCCACTGGATAACTCGACATCAAGGTATTCCGCTTGGACAATTCCTCGATCTTCAGCCAAAGAACTATATTCTACTAACTCCTGAAGTTTCAGATGGGTGTCACGGCTTAATGAACCGAGTGATGCCCAAAAGTGCATGTGCCGCAAAAAGTTGTTGTCGTCATCACTCGTATGGTGTATAGCTTTACATCTATTACAAATTGGAGCGGTTATAAGTTGCAAGCCAATTCTATCTCGTTTAGGAAAAATGCAATCGGGTGGCAAGTGGTCCTTGGTGAGCTTTGCTTTATCATTTTCATAACACCAATAGCAACACCTCTCGATACCTTTTTTAAAGAATACATAACTCATATCCTACAATCCCTTTAATTCACCCAACATAACAGCTGTGGGTTGTCGGAAAAAAATAGCGGAAGTCTATCCCTCAAACACCCTTTTAAAAACCTCAATCGTCTGATGAATATCCTCCGTGTTCACATCCAGATGCGTCACCAGCCTCATTTTTCTTTTCCCGAAAGGAATACTAAGAATCCCGTTTTCCTTTAGTCTTTCCACCAACCACTCTGCATCCTTCCCTTCTTCCTTAATCTCTAAAATAACCATATTAGTCTGCACAGTCTCCATATCGATATAAATCTCTTTTATCTTCGATAACCCCTCAGCCAAAAGCCGGGCATTCTTATGGTCTTCTGCCAGACGATTAATATTATGCTCAATCGCATATATACCTGCCGCTGCAATAATCCCCACCTGCCTCATCCCCCCTCCGAACATCTTTCTGTTCTTGCGTGCTTTTTTGATAAACTCTGTGCTCCCTGCAACAACTGAGCCAATTGGCGCTCCTAAGCCCTTTGATAAGCACACGGAAACCGAATCGAAATAGCTGGCATACATATTCAGGGGAATCCCGGTGGCAACAGAAGCGTTCCACAGCCTGGCACCATCCAGATGCATCTTCACGCTACACTTTCGTGCCACCTCATTGATTTTCTGGATTACCTCAAGAGAGTAAATCGTTCCTCCTGCCCGGTTATGAGTATTTTCGATGACTATGAGTGCAGTCGGCGGATGATGAATGTTATCAGGCCTGATCTCTTCCAGAATCTGCTCAGCCTTCATAATCCCTCTTTCACCCTTTATGGGATGAAGCTGAAGCCCGGACAAAGCCGCAGGCGCACCGACTTCATAGTTGTAAATGTGCGAGTTTACCTCAAGGATGACCTCATCCCCCGGACTGGTCAAAGACCTTAAGCAGACCTGGTTGCCCATAGTCCCGGAAGGGACGAAAAGCGCTTTCTGCTTTCCCAAAAGGAAAGCCACCATCTCTTCCAATTTTATGACAGTCGGGTCATCCCCGAAAACGTCATCCCCCACCTCAGCCTCGGCAATGGCTTTTCGCATTTCCTTAGAGGGGCGGGTAACAGTATCGCTCCTTAAATCAATCAATCTTCTTTGTTCCATTTGATTCCTCCTATTGTAGCGTCCTCACTCCCGTGAGGACGGTTATTCTACGCCTCTACCTAACCCTCTTTCACGAGGGGAGAGGAAATTTGCCGATCCACACTCCTGACGTGATCCCCGTTGCCACGGGAGTGGCAACGCTACGTTTCTTGCGACCCTGAAAGGGTCGCGCTACGTTTATTCGGACTACAAGTTCATTTTGCGGGGCTTGGAGCCCCGCCTACGCAACTTGTTTTCTTTGATTAATATACTAATTTTCTTCAAAAAGAAAAACGCCATTCTTCACTAATTAAAGAATGACGTTTCAGTCAGTCTCAGACATCAAGAAAGCCCTTCACTATGAAGGATCATCCGGGGTAGATTCTCTTTGAGCAGATTTGAGCCTGGAGGAAACTAAAAGGCTGACTGCCTTACCATCGGCTTTACCCTTTACTTTGGGCATCAGAACCTTCATCACCTTGCCCATGTCTTTTTCGCCCTCTGCGCCGACCTCGGTTATAGCCTCCTCGACTAATTTCCCTAACTCCTCGGCGTTGAGTTGTTCAGGCATATAACCCAAAATCAGCTTCAGCTCATCTTCTTCTTGTTTAACTAAATCCTCCCGCCCGCCTTTTCTAAACTGCTCGATCGAATCCCGGTGTTTTTTTGCGGCGGAGGTTAGAACTTCGAGCACTTCCTCGTCTGAAAGCTCTTTACCTTTATCGATCTCCTTGTAGCGGATGTCAGATTTAAGAAGACGGGTGAGACTCAACTTCAATTTCTCACCCGACTTCTGCGCCATTCTCATATCCTGATCGATTCTTTCCTTGAGACTCATTATTGGGTTTAGAATGATTCTTCGTAAAATCTGCGACGGCTTTTTCTCCGGGCAGCAGCCATTTTTCTTTTCCGTTTTTCAGACGGTTTCTCGAAATGCTGATGTTTTCTGATATCGGCTAAGATACCGGACCTTTCGCAGGATTTCGTAAAACGCCGCAGGGCTTTCTCGAAACTCTCATCCTCTCGGATTTTGACAACGGTCATCTCATTTCTAACCCCCTTTCAATTCTCCCGTTAAATGTTGTATTTTGTGTTATCATATTTTTTTTAAACAACTATAATATAATAACTTACCACTCCTGTCAAGTAAAAATTTTAGAACCCACTATTTTTTTTAACCCTTTGACTACCAATCGCTTAGCCAGGTCAATCTAAACTATTTGCCCACTCATACCTTCTCACGAACAGGTTC
The DNA window shown above is from Candidatus Zixiibacteriota bacterium and carries:
- the ltaE gene encoding low-specificity L-threonine aldolase, producing the protein MEQRRLIDLRSDTVTRPSKEMRKAIAEAEVGDDVFGDDPTVIKLEEMVAFLLGKQKALFVPSGTMGNQVCLRSLTSPGDEVILEVNSHIYNYEVGAPAALSGLQLHPIKGERGIMKAEQILEEIRPDNIHHPPTALIVIENTHNRAGGTIYSLEVIQKINEVARKCSVKMHLDGARLWNASVATGIPLNMYASYFDSVSVCLSKGLGAPIGSVVAGSTEFIKKARKNRKMFGGGMRQVGIIAAAGIYAIEHNINRLAEDHKNARLLAEGLSKIKEIYIDMETVQTNMVILEIKEEGKDAEWLVERLKENGILSIPFGKRKMRLVTHLDVNTEDIHQTIEVFKRVFEG
- a CDS encoding GatB/YqeY domain-containing protein, whose translation is MSLKERIDQDMRMAQKSGEKLKLSLTRLLKSDIRYKEIDKGKELSDEEVLEVLTSAAKKHRDSIEQFRKGGREDLVKQEEDELKLILGYMPEQLNAEELGKLVEEAITEVGAEGEKDMGKVMKVLMPKVKGKADGKAVSLLVSSRLKSAQRESTPDDPS
- the rpsU gene encoding 30S ribosomal protein S21, coding for MTVVKIREDESFEKALRRFTKSCERSGILADIRKHQHFEKPSEKRKRKMAAARRKSRRRFYEESF